CTGACTGTAAAACTGCGCTTTTCGGCAGGTGAGTTCTAACGTTAAAACAATAAAACAAGTAAAAGGGGGTAAGAATGCTTGCGAAAAAATTTGCTTTGGGCTTTGGAATAGCAATAGTTCTCCCAATGATGATCCATTATGGCGTCAGCACCTTTGTAACTGAACCTAAATGGGATGATTACCAAGTAAAGAATTATTATCAACGCTATAAACATGGAACGCCAGAGGAGAAAAAGGCATTAGAAGCAGAAAAAGGCCGATTAGACGAACAATACAAAAAGGAAGAAGAACAATTTCAGAAAAATTTATTTTTTGTAGCTGTTCCCTTGGGAATAATTGCTATCATTGTCGGTTCTTTCCTCTCAGTTCAAGCAACAGGCACTGGTCTTATGTTCGGTGGAATATTTAGCATATGTGACGGCTATATAAACTACTGGTCAGAATTAAGCGATGCCTTGAAATTTCTCTCGTTATTAGTTGCCTTTATCGTTTTATTGTTTGTTGGTTACAAGAAACTTGAAAAAAAGTAGAAAAATAGAAAACAAGGACAGCTGTTTATTTTTAAAAGACGAGATTGCTTCGTTTTTGACTCGCAATGACAGAAACTTTTTGTTTGGAATTTTGGTTATTGTTTGCCCTCTGGAATTTCTTTGAAATTCCAGAGGATTTAATCCCCGCAATCTTTCAGACTGTAGGGGATATCTTGCCCGCCTGCCATTCGGTTGCGGGCAGGTTTCTTGGTGTTTGGTTATTAACCATTTTGCATTTTGACTTTTACATTTTGAATTGTTTTTATCATTTCCCCCATCTTCTTTGTCTTGCATGATATTCCGCAATCGCTTCGTATAATTTTTCTTTACTCAAGTCGGGCCAGAATTCGGGGATGATTACAATTTCGGTATATGCCATTTGCCAGAGCAGGTAATTAGAGATGCGGAAATCTCCTCCGGTTCGTATTAGAAGGTCGGGGTCGGGTAGCCCTGCGGTATATAAATTTTCCGAAATGGTTTCTTCATTTACCCCGCCCTTCGCTTCAGTATTAGATTCTTTATTTTTAGGAAGGGCGGGGTCTACTTTTTTAATATCTTTATTTTCTAATATTTTATTGACTGCATCTACTATTTCTTTTCTACCGCCGTAATTTACAGCGAGGTTTACGACCATCTTGTCGTTATTCTTCGTGGTTTCTTCTGCATAATCTATGGCTTTTTTGAGATTTCCTTCAAGCTCATGGATTCTTCCTATAAATCTTACTTTGATATTTTTTGAATGGAAATAGTCTATTTTTTTCTTAAGAAAATTTGCACCAAACTTCATTATGAAATTTACTTCTTTCTCTTTTCTCTTCCAGTTTTCTGTGGAAAAAATATAAAAGGTGAGCACGGGTATTCCCAGTTGGAGGCAATCTTCAATTACTCTAAGGACAGTGTCGCTGCCTTTTTTATGTCCCTGGGTTGAGAGGAGTTTATTTTTTTTAGCCCATCTGCGGTTGCCGTCAACGATAAATGCGATGTGTTGAGGAAGTTTGGTTTTATCTAAATCTATTTTTTGAGTCATTATTTTCTCGTAATCCGTAAGTAGTAATCTTAACACGTAATTCGTAAATGGTAATCTTAATATGCAACTCGTAATCAGTAAATCGTAATTAGTAATTACTGTTTACCATTTACGAATTACCAATTACATTATTCTTTTGTTCCCATTATACGAAATTTTCTCCTAAAAAATAAATTAGTATTTCTTTATCATCTATCCCGCTGTCGGTTTTAATTTATATATCTAGTTGACCCCGTTAGAGATTAAGTGAAATACGATTTATACACAGTTATCTATTGAAGAAAAAGCTATACTATATGTAAAGTAAACTTGCAATTCGCGGTTGCCACAGATACAGTGGCAACCTATCTCTAACGGGGTTGACTTTAATATTATGAAATTGTATTATTCCATCTTCTCTAAACCTCGTTGATATTTGTAATATCTACGAGGTAAACTTACTCTAAAAGGAGGAAGCACAAGATGAAAAAGAAGTATCTTTTGACTCCGGGACCTACACCATTGCCACCGGAAGTTATGAGCGCTTTAGCAAAGCCTATTATACATCATAGGACTGCCGAATATAGCGCATTGTTTGTGGAAGCAAATGAAGGTTTGAAATCTTTATTTCAGACCACTGAAGATGTTTTTACCTTTGCTTCTTCAGGTACCGGCGCCATGGAGGCGTCTGTCGTTAATTTGTTTTCACCAAAAGATAAAGTAATCGCAGTTGAGGCAGGTAAGTTTGGAGAAAGATGGTTGGAACTTGGTAATATATACGGTTTAGACGTTATTCCTGTTCATGTCCAGTGGGGTAAAGCAGTTGAGCCGTCTTTAATAGAAAAATTATTGAACGAAAATCCTGATGCTAAAGCTGTATTTGTCACCTTATGCGAAACTTCTACGGGTGTAAAAACAGACGTAAAAGCCATTGCGGCAATTACTGCAAAGACTAATGCGGTTATAGTGGTGGACGCGGTATCTGGTCTTGGCGCTATGGAGCTAAAAACCGATGAATGGGGTGTTGATGTTGTTGTTTCCGGTTCGCAAAAAGGTATGATGTTGCCGCCGGGGCTTGCTTTTATCTCATTGAGCAAAAAAGCGCAGAAAATGCTCGAAACATCAACATTACCTAAGTATTATTTAAGTCTTAAAGCGTATAAGAAAGCTTTAGACAAATCCAGCACACCATACACACCAGCAATTAGTTTGATGGTGGCTTTGAAAGAAGCGCTTAAACTCATACGTGATGAAGGACTTGAAAATGTATTAAAGAGACATGCTGTAATGGCTGAAGCGACAAGGCAGGCAGTCAAAGCATTGGGTTTGGAAGTTTTTGCTTCTTCGCCTGCCGATGCAGTTACTTCTGTGAAATTACCCGAGGGTATGGATGGAGTTAAGCTTTTTAAGATTATGAAAGATGAAATAGGTGTTCAGGCCGCAGGCGGGCAGGGAGACCTAAAAGGCAAAATATTGAGAATCGCTCATTTAGGATATATGGATGCTTCCGATGTGATTCTGGGTATTTCTGCCCTAGAAGTTGCATTGGGTAAAATAGGTTACCCTGTGAAAATGTGTGAAGGTGTAAAGGTGGCACAGAAAATCTTGTACAATACAAATTAATCAATTTAAAATTAGCAGTGCAAAATTAGCAATTCCAAATTAGAAGAAACATTTTTAAATGCTAATTGTTAATTTTTCATTTTGCAATTCCCGAACATTAGTGAGGGAACAATGGAGGATAATTAAATGAAAGTTCTTATATCAGATAAACTTAACAGCGAAGCAGTTGATATTCTCAAAGAACAAGGGTTGGAAGTGGATGTTGATACTGAGCTTACTCCCGAACAGTTGAAAGAGAAAATAAAAGGTTACGATGCTTTGATTGTCAGGTCAAAAACCAAAGCTACAAAAGAAATAATTGATGCTTCTGATAATCTGAAAGTAATCGGTCGGGCAGGTGTGGGTGTGGATAATATAGACATTCCTGCGGCAACGGCTAAAGGAATTGTGGTAATGAATGCGCCTTCGGGAAATACTGTGTCGGCTGCAGAACATGCATTTGCTTTAATGATGGCTCTTTCAAGAAATATTCCACAGGCTCATTCTGCGTTGAAAGGTAAGAACTGGGATAAGAAAAAATTTGCCGGTGGCGCTGAAGTTAATGGAAAAACTTTGGGAGTAATAGGATTGGGTAGAGTTGGCTCTCATATGGCTAATATGGCTAAGGGTGTGGGAATGAAAGTTTTTGGTTATGACCCGATTATAACCAAAGAGAAGGCAGCAGAACTTGGTATAGAGCTTATTGAGTTGGATAGACTGTTGCAGGAATCCGATTACGTCTCCTTACATATTCCGCTTACGCCCGAAACAAAGCATATTATAGGAGAGAGAGAGTTGAAATTGATGAAAAATTGCGCGAGACTGATAAACTGCGCAAGGGGCGGAGTGGTTGATGAAACTGCTCTTTATGAAGCTTTGAAAAACGGAGAAATAGCCGGCGCGGCGCTTGATGTTTTTGCGCAGGAGCCACTTGCAGATTCTCCGCTTCTTGAATTGGATAATATTATAGTTACACCGCATTTAGGCGCATCTACCAAGGAAGCACAGGTTAAAGTTGCGGTGGATATCGCCAATTCAATAGCATTGGCTTTAAAAGAAGGAAAATTTGAAAACGCTTTAAATTTGTCTCAAATAAAGAGATAAATTTAATTTTAAGGAGATTTAAATTATGGTTAAGAAACTTCAGCCTGTTAAAAAGAAAATTCTAAAGGGACCAAGAATACATATTCTTGATGTAACCAATAGAGACGGCGTTCAGACTTCTCGCCTCGGATTGGCTAAACTCCAGAAAACAATGATAAATATGTATCTGGACAAGATGGGCGTTTATCAAAGCGAGTTCGGGTTTCCATTTACAAATCATGAAACAAACTATATTAATGCCAATCTCGAACTTAAAAAAATAGGCGCATTCAAGTCCCTTATTCTTTCCGGATGGTGCAGGCCTGTAATTAAAGATATTGAGAAGTCACTAAAACTTACCGATATTAAACACATGAACTTGTCAGTATCTACTTCTGACCAAATGCTTAGTAACAAGTTTGGAGGTAAATATTCCAAAGATGACATAATCAAAATGATTGTAAAGGCTACAAAGTTTGCCAAGAAAGAAGGTATCAAAACAATAGGCATCAATGCAGAAGATGCTTCCAGGTCTGATGTAGATTTCCTTATAGATTTTGCCATTGCCGCTAAAGAAGCCGGAGCCGATAGGTTTAGATACTGTGATACTTTGGGATATGATGATCCTTTTTCAATCTATGAAAGAATATCCAAAATAGTCGCTTCCGTCAAAATAGGTGTTGAATTACATTGTCATAATGATTTGGGTATGGCTGTTGCAGTTTCAATAGGCGGAGCTAAAGCGGCAGTTGACAGCGGAGTAGATGCATATATAAATACTACTGTTAACGGAATGGGCGAAAGAGCTGGCAATGCGGATTTAGTGTCCACAATATTGGCTGTAAAGAAGGCAAGTGGTTTAAAAAGAAAATATGCAATGGACGACAATATAGATTTAAAAATGGCTTGGAAAATTTCCAAATATGCATCTTATGCTTTCGGTGTGCCTATTCCAATAAATCATCCGGGAGTAGGGGATAATGCTTTTGCGCACGAATCGGGCATTCACGTTGACGGTGCCTTGAAAGATTCCAGAAACTATGAGCTTTACCATTATGAAGAATTAGGCAGAGGAGAACCTGAAATTATTGAAACCGGAAGACAAATAACAGTTGGTGAATATAGCGGTATTAAAGGGTTTAGAAATGTTTACGGTAAACTTGAGATAGAATTCAAGGATGATAAGGAAGCTACGAAAATAATGGAACTTGTCAGGTATGCCAATGTTCACACCCAAAAGCCTTTAGTTGAGGATGAGTTGAAATTTATTGCGGCTTATCCTGAAATAGCTAAAAATATTATGACGGTTACCCCGTGATACTTTCTGTAAAAAACAAAAAATTTAGAATGGATATACGGTAGAAATAAATAGAGATAAATAGATATACGTGGTAGACAGGCAACATATATCAACATATTTCCAAGTATTTCGACTTATATCAAAGTTTTACTTCCATGTATTTCTATTTATTTCGGTAAGGTCTTGATATTTTAATCAAATTAGATATAATAAAAGTTGGAAATTAAAAAAATGGGATTAAGAAAAAAGTTAGGTCTTTTAGGATTAATTTTTTCTATCTGCTGTCTTTATTCTCCATATGTTTTTTCATCTGTATCTAATTCTGATTTAGCAGATAAAGAATTAAACGCAGGAATCCTTTCCTTAAAAGTAGGGGATTGCGAAGATGCCCTGGAAAAATTTCAAAAAGTGTTGGGTGTTGATCCCGTAAATGCGGATGCTTATTACTATTTGGGAACGACTTATTCTCAAATGGAAGACTTTTATAAAGCGGTTTCTTACTATCAGAAAGCCCTAATATTAAATCCGCAGTTAACAAAAATACATTTCTCCCTTGGCGTTGCTTATTATCAATTAAAACAATACGTAAACGCGTTAGAATCCTTGTCGCAGGCGGAACAATATTCGCCGGAAGATGCCATGGTTTATTATTATCAGGGCTCGACATATTACAGTATGAAAAAATATTACAAAGCTGTTGCCCCTTTTAGAAAAGTGAGAGAACTTGACCCTGCGCTTACGGTTTTGTCTTACTATTGGCAGGGAGTGTCTCTTTTTAAACAGAGTTTATATAATGAAGCGCAGTTTAATTTGTATCAGGTAAAACGTCTTTCTTCTGATTCACAACTTGGCAAATCTTCCGATGAATTTTTACGCGCAATAGAAAAACGAACCAAACCTTTAAATTTAAACGCAAGTGTTGGCGTGGAATATGACGACAATGTTACCTTGCAATCGGGAGACGAAGACGCGTCTACTATTTCCGACAAAGAAGACGAAAGAGCTGTTGTTAATCTAAAACTTGCGCATCGTACTTTTGTAGAACCGGGAGAAATAGGGATTTCTTATTCGTTTTATCAGTCTATGCACCATGATTTGACCGAATACAATGTTCAGGGACATACAGGTTCGTTATATTTTGCTTCAAATTTGCGTCCTTTTCAGCCCTCTATTCAATATAATTACGACCATTATCTCGTTGACAATGTTCAATATCTGGACAAACACACTATTACTCCCTCTTTAAATATTTCCGTTGCCTCTCCGCATATGACACAAGTGTATCTTCAGTATGAAAAACTCAATTATCTTATCTCTGTAGATGAAGACGAATCTAATAGGAGCGGTTCTGCAAATGCGGTTGGCTTAAGCCAATATTTTTCTATCATAGATGGTAAAGGTTACATAAAACTCAGCGGTGAATATAAAAACAATGATGCTCAAGGAGACGATTGGGATTATTCAGAATCTAAAGTCAGGTTAAGCGTATATGCTCCGACTCCAATTGACAAAATGAATATAGAAATTGGCGGTGAACAATCAAACAGCAATTTTTTACACGAGGATTCTTCGTTTGAGCAAACCAGAAAAGATACAACTTTAAGCGGATGGATTGAATTTATATACAAATTGAACGACAATTGGAGCGTTGCCTTGAACTATAAACATACTAACAATAGTTCCAATATAGATTTTTACGAATATAAAAGAAATATAACTTCTTTATTTTTGAGTTGTAAGTTTTGATTGAAACGTAGTTTCAATCATCCCGCGAAGTATTGGGAAAATATCGTAGAAATTTTCCCGATGGTTTACGCCGCGGGATTATGACAGATACACAGATTAAAATATGCAAATTTGTCATTGCGATGGTCCGATGACTCCGAAAGGACGGAGTATACGGACTCTTCGGAGAGTGATAGCGACCGAAGCAATCTTGTATTTTGGGATTGCCACGCTCTCACAAGGTTCGGGCTCGCAATGACGGAAAAGGAGTTTTAAAAAATGAATAAAAATATATTAGGAATAATTTTCGTGGGGTTTTTGTTAATTGTAAGTGTTTCTTTTTCTTTATATGCCCAGGAATCAATCGGCAAAGTTGTCTCTTTAACCGGAACGGTAGAGGCGAGGCTCGATGAAGACGGAGCTTGGAGAGCGTTAAGTAAAAAAAGCGATATTTACGA
Above is a genomic segment from bacterium containing:
- a CDS encoding phosphoglycerate dehydrogenase — protein: MKVLISDKLNSEAVDILKEQGLEVDVDTELTPEQLKEKIKGYDALIVRSKTKATKEIIDASDNLKVIGRAGVGVDNIDIPAATAKGIVVMNAPSGNTVSAAEHAFALMMALSRNIPQAHSALKGKNWDKKKFAGGAEVNGKTLGVIGLGRVGSHMANMAKGVGMKVFGYDPIITKEKAAELGIELIELDRLLQESDYVSLHIPLTPETKHIIGERELKLMKNCARLINCARGGVVDETALYEALKNGEIAGAALDVFAQEPLADSPLLELDNIIVTPHLGASTKEAQVKVAVDIANSIALALKEGKFENALNLSQIKR
- the uppS gene encoding di-trans,poly-cis-decaprenylcistransferase, with translation MTQKIDLDKTKLPQHIAFIVDGNRRWAKKNKLLSTQGHKKGSDTVLRVIEDCLQLGIPVLTFYIFSTENWKRKEKEVNFIMKFGANFLKKKIDYFHSKNIKVRFIGRIHELEGNLKKAIDYAEETTKNNDKMVVNLAVNYGGRKEIVDAVNKILENKDIKKVDPALPKNKESNTEAKGGVNEETISENLYTAGLPDPDLLIRTGGDFRISNYLLWQMAYTEIVIIPEFWPDLSKEKLYEAIAEYHARQRRWGK
- a CDS encoding SWIM zinc finger family protein gives rise to the protein MRSRKRPIRRTIQKGRRTISEKFIFCSCSLGNNCYHCRFFPLSSSNRHWSYVRWNI
- a CDS encoding tetratricopeptide repeat protein — protein: MGLRKKLGLLGLIFSICCLYSPYVFSSVSNSDLADKELNAGILSLKVGDCEDALEKFQKVLGVDPVNADAYYYLGTTYSQMEDFYKAVSYYQKALILNPQLTKIHFSLGVAYYQLKQYVNALESLSQAEQYSPEDAMVYYYQGSTYYSMKKYYKAVAPFRKVRELDPALTVLSYYWQGVSLFKQSLYNEAQFNLYQVKRLSSDSQLGKSSDEFLRAIEKRTKPLNLNASVGVEYDDNVTLQSGDEDASTISDKEDERAVVNLKLAHRTFVEPGEIGISYSFYQSMHHDLTEYNVQGHTGSLYFASNLRPFQPSIQYNYDHYLVDNVQYLDKHTITPSLNISVASPHMTQVYLQYEKLNYLISVDEDESNRSGSANAVGLSQYFSIIDGKGYIKLSGEYKNNDAQGDDWDYSESKVRLSVYAPTPIDKMNIEIGGEQSNSNFLHEDSSFEQTRKDTTLSGWIEFIYKLNDNWSVALNYKHTNNSSNIDFYEYKRNITSLFLSCKF
- a CDS encoding homocitrate synthase, which produces MVKKLQPVKKKILKGPRIHILDVTNRDGVQTSRLGLAKLQKTMINMYLDKMGVYQSEFGFPFTNHETNYINANLELKKIGAFKSLILSGWCRPVIKDIEKSLKLTDIKHMNLSVSTSDQMLSNKFGGKYSKDDIIKMIVKATKFAKKEGIKTIGINAEDASRSDVDFLIDFAIAAKEAGADRFRYCDTLGYDDPFSIYERISKIVASVKIGVELHCHNDLGMAVAVSIGGAKAAVDSGVDAYINTTVNGMGERAGNADLVSTILAVKKASGLKRKYAMDDNIDLKMAWKISKYASYAFGVPIPINHPGVGDNAFAHESGIHVDGALKDSRNYELYHYEELGRGEPEIIETGRQITVGEYSGIKGFRNVYGKLEIEFKDDKEATKIMELVRYANVHTQKPLVEDELKFIAAYPEIAKNIMTVTP
- a CDS encoding alanine--glyoxylate aminotransferase family protein: MKKKYLLTPGPTPLPPEVMSALAKPIIHHRTAEYSALFVEANEGLKSLFQTTEDVFTFASSGTGAMEASVVNLFSPKDKVIAVEAGKFGERWLELGNIYGLDVIPVHVQWGKAVEPSLIEKLLNENPDAKAVFVTLCETSTGVKTDVKAIAAITAKTNAVIVVDAVSGLGAMELKTDEWGVDVVVSGSQKGMMLPPGLAFISLSKKAQKMLETSTLPKYYLSLKAYKKALDKSSTPYTPAISLMVALKEALKLIRDEGLENVLKRHAVMAEATRQAVKALGLEVFASSPADAVTSVKLPEGMDGVKLFKIMKDEIGVQAAGGQGDLKGKILRIAHLGYMDASDVILGISALEVALGKIGYPVKMCEGVKVAQKILYNTN